From one Rhopalosiphum padi isolate XX-2018 chromosome 2, ASM2088224v1, whole genome shotgun sequence genomic stretch:
- the LOC132922309 gene encoding leucine-rich repeat-containing protein 24-like: protein MVLWTTTAMMMMMMMTTTMTTMTISSSPGCPAGCACKWKNGKQTVECVDKKVTSVTLALGIDPATQVLDISDNDLSAAGLPHDTFAAAGLSNLQRIHASRCNVYYVHDRAFRGLTNLVDLDLSGNCLRQVPTGAFSECPSLMKLSLSGNPIGQVPAKAFRHLSQLTTLDLSGCGLTAVAAGAFDDLGGLDWLRLDDNLLTHVPGPHTLPARLHGIDLHRNDWQCDCRMIDMHRWLTGSRVPITEEPVCSGPAAYANVPVSRVSEIELACAPAAYPGTQPVQDVAEGVNVSFRCLVAATPVATVEWLYGDAPVYRHNASELITVDGNTTAELYVYNASVADAGTYACVAENRAGRARVNFTVTVRPGRSFLAAGTVDDRSAPSQSSSATAGGGASDSRPLLYVGCLAAGSVVLSAMAAILVAIRCRRMKRSGAGSRTGDSSTASKRRPAAPVADGYRTVSTTADKELSEPAEHSPASTRATATLVTVTAAGPARVEDTAVASVECNPDVVSDVKRAGWEIDFEQIVWAECPPATGYVSIQIPVQCGIECLGAYYATAAEAVAGNRCGVTGSTIRRQRRRAAVLTAYDDTVQVVRTTAQGGYPSTTTGPGTIGTPAASTAVAFRAAAPPPTIIVDDPDDSGGGGVVVAPIISPPLPFRSGNENGADKDDSIAL from the coding sequence ATGGTTCTATGGACGACGAcggcgatgatgatgatgatgatgatgacgaccACGATGACGACGATGACCATCTCGTCGTCGCCCGGATGTCCGGCGGGGTGCGCGTGCAAGTGGAAGAACGGCAAGCAGACGGTCGAGTGCGTGGACAAGAAGGTGACGAGCGTCACGCTGGCGCTGGGAATCGACCCGGCCACGCAAGTGCTGGACATATCGGACAACGATCTGTCGGCGGCCGGGCTGCCGCACGACACGTTCGCCGCGGCCGGTCTGTCCAACCTGCAGCGCATCCACGCGTCCCGGTGCAACGTGTACTACGTGCACGACCGAGCGTTCCGGGGCCTGACCAATCTGGTGGACCTGGACCTGTCCGGCAACTGTCTGCGGCAGGTGCCGACGGGCGCGTTCTCCGAGTGCCCGTCGCTGATGAAACTCAGTCTGAGCGGCAACCCCATCGGACAAGTGCCGGCCAAGGCGTTCCGGCACCTCAGCCAGCTGACCACGCTCGACCTGAGCGGCTGCGGGCTGACCGCCGTCGCGGCCGGCGCGTTCGACGACCTCGGCGGCCTCGACTGGCTCAGGCTGGACGACAACCTGTTGACGCACGTACCCGGGCCGCACACGCTGCCCGCCCGGTTGCACGGCATCGACCTGCACCGCAACGACTGGCAGTGCGACTGTCGCATGATCGACATGCACCGTTGGCTGACCGGTTCCCGAGTGCCGATCACCGAGGAGCCTGTGTGTTCGGGTCCAGCCGCTTACGCTAACGTGCCGGTCAGTCGGGTGTCGGAGATCGAACTGGCGTGCGCGCCGGCTGCGTACCCGGGCACGCAACCGGTGCAGGACGTGGCCGAGGGTGTCAACGTTTCGTTCCGGTGTCTGGTGGCCGCCACTCCGGTGGCCACGGTCGAATGGCTTTACGGCGACGCGCCCGTGTACCGGCACAACGCGTCCGAGCTAATCACCGTGGACGGCAACACGACCGCCGAGCTGTACGTGTACAACGCCAGCGTGGCCGACGCGGGTACGTACGCTTGCGTGGCCGAGAACAGGGCGGGCAGGGCTCGCGTCAATTTTACGGTCACCGTCCGGCCGGGACGGTCGTTCCTGGCCGCGGGCACCGTCGACGACCGGTCCGCACCGTCTCAGTCGTCGTCGGCCACGGCGGGCGGCGGCGCAAGCGACAGCCGACCACTCCTATACGTCGGTTGTTTGGCTGCAGGCTCGGTGGTCCTCTCGGCCATGGCCGCTATCCTGGTGGCCATCCGGTGCAGACGGATGAAACGCTCGGGCGCCGGCAGCCGGACCGGCGATTCGTCGACCGCCAGCAAGCGGAGGCCCGCCGCGCCCGTGGCCGACGGTTACAGAACCGTCAGCACGACGGCCGACAAGGAACTGTCCGAGCCCGCGGAGCATAGTCCCGCGTCGACGCGGGCCACTGCCACTTTGGTGACGGTAACGGCGGCTGGGCCTGCGAGGGTTGAAGACACCGCCGTCGCGTCCGTCGAGTGCAATCCGGACGTGGTGAGCGACGTAAAGCGCGCCGGATGGGAGATCGATTTCGAGCAGATCGTTTGGGCCGAATGCCCGCCGGCCACCGGTTACGTTTCCATACAGATTCCGGTGCAGTGCGGCATCGAGTGTCTCGGGGCGTATTACGCGACCGCCGCGGAGGCCGTGGCCGGTAACCGCTGTGGCGTGACCGGGTCTACAATCCGAAGACAGCGCAGACGGGCGGCCGTGTTGACCGCGTACGACGACACCGTTCAGGTGGTGCGCACCACCGCGCAGGGTGGATATCCGTCGACGACCACGGGGCCCGGGACGATTGGCACACCTGCCGCCAGCACGGCCGTCGCATTTCGAGCCGCCGCACCACCGCCGACCATCATCGTGGACGACCCGGACGacagcggcggcggtggtgtcgTCGTCGCGCCCATCATCAGCCCGCCGCTGCCGTTCCGGTCGGGCAACGAAAACGGCGCCGACAAAGACGACTCTATCGCTCTGTAA